One part of the Mangrovibacillus cuniculi genome encodes these proteins:
- a CDS encoding efflux RND transporter permease subunit — protein MNSLVNFVLKNKLAVWLLTIIITISGIYSGTRMKMETIPDISIPFLMVMGVYPGATPEEVMEEISMPMERAIENLESVKAVYSSSYSNMASLQVEYDYGIDMDEANRALEAALKKISLPEGAQEPTVTAISMNMMPVVALSISSTEQDIVELTSTVENSILPKIEKLDGVASATIAGQHIEEVELTYDQEKLTTLGLTEDTVKQMIQASDMAVSLGLYEFEAGEEAVAIDGKFMTADELQEMLIPVTPTQDSPSPFVKLGDIATIEVVGKVQSVSRTNGEDAIAIQIVKAQDANTVDVVNSVKDLVVEEEEARNGLVIDVTLDQGEPIEKSVASMMEKALFGGLIAVLIILLFLRDFKSTIISIVSIPVSIFMALLLLNWLNITLNIMTLGAITVAIGRVIDDSIVVVENIYRRLHLKEEKLTGRALIREATIEMFKPILSSTLVTVAVFAPLMFVGGMVGELFIPFALTMSFALGASLIVAITVVPALSHFLFKKKLYQEKTESKHNETGKLSNWYKRVLEWTLNHKIITSVVSVLLLVGSLALTPMIGFSFLGSEEEKVMYLTYTPEAGELKEDTLKNIQVVEEAMLERDDINIVQVSVTDEADSMTAMMGGSTGGGLLYLIFDPEMKNFPEVKEQVEEYVFNIGQSGEWKSQNFTSASMSSNELSYTFYSEDLDKLNDTVKQVEDMLKEQDGLKDVSSSAEEAYIEHTFKVEQSDLLQYGLTTGQLVMALSPNRTSDVLTTVEKDGTTLDVIVQQEQAEKPKSIEDILDTPISTATGESVPLSQLVDVEEGTTLNTLARSKGEYHASVSASILGDDLTAASSEVQKELDKMELPEGVTMEVAGVTADMAETFTQLGLAMLAAIAIVYFILVVTFGEGVAPFAILFSLPFTVIGSFVGLLVVGETISVSVMMGILMLIGIVVTNAIVLVDRIIHMEREGMDLREAILEAGATRLRPILMTALATIGALIPLAVSSSGGGGLISKGLGVTVIGGLTSSTLLTLLIVPIVYEVLSKLFKKNRKMIQDN, from the coding sequence GTGAATAGTTTAGTTAATTTTGTTTTAAAGAATAAGCTGGCGGTTTGGTTACTCACCATTATTATAACGATTTCTGGGATTTATTCAGGAACAAGAATGAAAATGGAAACAATTCCTGATATCTCTATCCCGTTTCTGATGGTGATGGGTGTTTATCCTGGAGCGACTCCAGAAGAAGTTATGGAAGAAATATCGATGCCGATGGAACGTGCAATAGAGAACTTAGAAAGTGTTAAAGCTGTCTATTCCAGCTCGTACTCTAATATGGCAAGTTTACAAGTAGAGTATGATTACGGAATAGATATGGATGAAGCAAATAGAGCTTTAGAAGCTGCGTTAAAGAAAATTTCGTTACCTGAAGGAGCGCAAGAACCAACTGTAACGGCTATAAGTATGAATATGATGCCGGTAGTTGCGCTAAGTATCAGTAGTACAGAGCAAGATATTGTTGAATTAACGTCTACAGTAGAGAACAGTATACTTCCGAAAATAGAAAAGCTAGACGGTGTAGCATCAGCAACAATCGCAGGTCAACATATTGAAGAAGTTGAATTAACATATGATCAAGAAAAACTGACGACTCTTGGTTTAACAGAGGATACTGTAAAACAGATGATTCAAGCAAGTGATATGGCTGTTTCGCTTGGATTGTATGAGTTTGAAGCTGGGGAAGAAGCGGTTGCAATAGACGGGAAGTTTATGACTGCGGATGAACTACAAGAAATGCTTATCCCAGTAACACCTACACAAGATAGTCCATCTCCATTTGTTAAGCTTGGAGATATCGCAACAATTGAAGTAGTAGGAAAAGTACAATCTGTTTCGCGTACAAACGGGGAAGATGCGATAGCTATTCAGATTGTCAAAGCACAAGATGCGAACACAGTAGATGTGGTAAATAGCGTCAAAGACTTAGTGGTAGAGGAAGAAGAAGCACGTAATGGATTAGTCATAGATGTTACCTTAGACCAAGGAGAGCCCATTGAAAAATCCGTTGCTTCCATGATGGAAAAAGCGTTGTTTGGTGGACTAATTGCCGTTTTAATTATTTTACTATTTTTACGAGATTTTAAGTCTACGATTATCTCCATCGTTTCGATACCAGTTTCCATTTTTATGGCGCTTTTACTATTAAACTGGTTAAATATCACGTTAAATATCATGACACTTGGAGCAATTACCGTTGCCATAGGACGAGTTATTGATGATTCTATTGTTGTAGTAGAGAACATTTATCGACGACTACATCTGAAAGAAGAGAAGTTAACAGGAAGAGCATTAATTCGTGAAGCAACGATAGAAATGTTCAAGCCAATACTATCATCTACGCTAGTAACGGTTGCTGTTTTTGCACCGCTAATGTTTGTAGGTGGCATGGTTGGAGAACTATTCATTCCATTTGCTTTAACAATGTCCTTCGCTTTAGGTGCTTCGTTAATCGTTGCAATCACAGTAGTACCGGCATTATCACATTTCTTATTTAAGAAGAAATTGTACCAAGAGAAGACAGAAAGTAAGCACAATGAAACTGGTAAACTTTCTAACTGGTATAAACGTGTACTAGAGTGGACGCTAAATCATAAAATAATTACGTCAGTAGTGTCTGTTTTATTATTGGTGGGAAGTTTAGCACTAACACCAATGATTGGATTTAGTTTCTTAGGTAGTGAAGAAGAGAAAGTAATGTACTTAACATATACTCCGGAAGCGGGAGAATTGAAGGAAGATACGCTGAAAAATATTCAAGTCGTGGAAGAAGCGATGCTAGAACGCGACGATATTAATATCGTTCAAGTTTCTGTAACAGACGAAGCTGATTCAATGACGGCAATGATGGGCGGCAGTACTGGCGGAGGACTGCTATACCTTATCTTTGATCCAGAGATGAAAAACTTCCCTGAAGTAAAAGAGCAGGTAGAAGAATACGTCTTTAACATTGGTCAATCTGGAGAATGGAAGAGCCAAAACTTTACCTCTGCTTCCATGTCTTCTAATGAGTTAAGCTACACGTTTTATAGTGAAGACTTAGATAAGTTAAACGATACAGTAAAACAAGTGGAAGATATGTTAAAAGAGCAAGATGGGTTAAAAGATGTCTCTTCTAGCGCAGAAGAAGCATATATAGAACACACGTTTAAAGTGGAGCAATCCGATCTATTACAATATGGACTCACTACTGGTCAGCTTGTCATGGCTCTTAGTCCAAATCGTACATCTGATGTACTGACGACAGTAGAGAAAGATGGAACAACTTTAGATGTCATAGTACAACAAGAACAAGCAGAAAAACCTAAGTCTATAGAAGACATTTTAGATACACCAATTTCAACTGCTACAGGAGAGAGTGTTCCATTATCTCAACTAGTGGATGTAGAAGAAGGTACTACGTTAAATACATTAGCTCGTAGTAAGGGTGAATATCATGCTTCTGTCTCAGCATCTATTTTAGGAGACGATTTAACAGCTGCTTCCTCTGAAGTTCAAAAAGAGTTAGATAAAATGGAGCTACCAGAAGGGGTTACAATGGAAGTGGCTGGTGTGACAGCTGATATGGCAGAAACATTTACGCAATTAGGATTAGCGATGCTTGCAGCGATTGCTATTGTGTACTTTATTTTAGTGGTTACGTTTGGAGAAGGAGTAGCTCCGTTTGCTATCTTATTCTCTTTACCATTTACTGTAATCGGATCTTTCGTGGGATTATTAGTAGTAGGTGAAACAATCTCCGTATCTGTTATGATGGGAATATTGATGTTGATAGGAATCGTTGTAACGAATGCTATCGTTTTAGTAGATCGTATTATTCATATGGAACGTGAGGGTATGGATTTACGAGAAGCAATACTTGAAGCGGGAGCAACTCGTCTTCGTCCAATTCTAATGACAGCACTTGCTACAATCGGAGCGCTTATTCCACTAGCTGTAAGTTCTAGTGGTGGTGGAGGGTTAATCTCCAAAGGATTAGGAGTAACAGTTATTGGTGGATTAACGAGTTCTACGTTATTAACACTACTAATTGTACCAATTGTTTATGAAGTATTATCGAAACTATTTAAGAAAAATCGCAAAATGATACAAGATAATTAG
- a CDS encoding DUF2164 domain-containing protein: protein MIIIKLEKEKKQQIVEELKEWFYQERAEELGDIGAENMMEFFLQEIGPYFYNQGVKDARKLMQENVSQLEDDLISLERRKR from the coding sequence ATGATTATTATAAAATTAGAAAAAGAAAAGAAACAACAAATTGTAGAAGAGTTAAAAGAATGGTTTTACCAAGAAAGAGCAGAGGAGTTAGGTGACATTGGTGCGGAAAATATGATGGAATTCTTTTTACAAGAAATTGGACCATATTTTTATAACCAAGGTGTGAAAGACGCTCGAAAGTTAATGCAAGAGAATGTGAGCCAACTAGAAGACGACCTCATCTCATTGGAAAGAAGAAAGAGATAA
- a CDS encoding DUF421 domain-containing protein, producing the protein MDLDWIWKSILIIIAGTLLLRIAGRKSISQMTLAQTVIMIAIGSLLIQPVAGQNIWQTIAVGFILVLTLIGIEILQVKYNFFEDFISGKSKVVIEDGEILEDNIATMRLTVDQLEMKLRQQGVNRFKDVKYATLEPNGQIGLELKDDAKPVTMKDFREQMDQLKVILHSHLTTDDLNKKRDKNNIFKEVMEDGHEQEPPQYLD; encoded by the coding sequence ATGGATTTAGATTGGATATGGAAATCTATCCTAATTATTATAGCTGGAACGCTACTTTTACGAATTGCAGGCAGAAAATCAATATCCCAAATGACATTAGCGCAGACGGTCATTATGATTGCGATCGGATCTCTCTTAATACAACCTGTAGCTGGACAAAATATTTGGCAGACGATAGCTGTGGGATTTATTCTAGTATTAACCTTAATTGGTATTGAAATTTTACAAGTGAAATATAATTTCTTCGAGGACTTTATTTCAGGGAAATCTAAAGTGGTAATAGAGGACGGAGAAATATTGGAAGACAATATCGCTACGATGCGATTAACCGTAGATCAGCTAGAGATGAAGTTAAGGCAACAAGGTGTTAATCGCTTCAAAGATGTAAAATATGCAACGTTAGAACCAAACGGTCAGATTGGATTGGAATTAAAAGATGATGCTAAGCCTGTTACGATGAAAGACTTTCGAGAACAGATGGATCAGTTAAAAGTAATCTTACATAGTCATTTGACGACAGATGACCTTAATAAAAAACGAGATAAAAATAATATCTTTAAAGAAGTTATGGAAGATGGTCACGAGCAAGAACCACCTCAGTATTTAGATTAG
- a CDS encoding aldo/keto reductase: MQRVELKESVSYSRIIHGMWRLGDWNLTPQETLAFIESCLEKGITTFDHADIYGGYTCEGLFGNALELKPSLRDQMEIVTKTGIKLTGDFNKGQKLNHYDTTKDHIISQVERSLQELKTDYIDTLLIHRPDPLMNPDEVAEAFTSLKESGKVKTFGVSNHLPSQQRLLQSRLPFSLVTNQLELSPMELKHFEDGSVDLCYENNMPLMAWSPLAGGRLFSEDRYADLRSKLAELQEKYETSGIDVIVYAWLLKHPATIMPIVGSGKIDRVQAAVDALDVALTREEWFEVLKAARGRDVD; this comes from the coding sequence ATGCAACGAGTTGAACTGAAAGAATCTGTTTCTTATTCTCGCATTATCCACGGGATGTGGCGACTAGGTGATTGGAATTTAACACCACAAGAGACGCTAGCCTTCATCGAAAGCTGTCTAGAGAAAGGCATTACAACGTTTGACCATGCTGATATATATGGTGGATACACTTGCGAAGGACTTTTTGGTAACGCTTTAGAACTAAAACCTTCCCTACGTGACCAAATGGAGATTGTCACTAAAACAGGTATTAAGCTAACTGGTGATTTTAATAAAGGTCAAAAGTTAAACCATTATGATACAACAAAAGATCACATTATCTCTCAAGTAGAGCGTTCTTTACAAGAATTAAAGACAGACTACATAGATACTTTACTAATTCATCGTCCAGACCCACTTATGAATCCAGACGAAGTTGCAGAAGCCTTTACTTCTTTAAAAGAAAGTGGAAAAGTAAAAACGTTCGGAGTTTCTAACCACTTGCCTTCTCAACAACGTTTATTGCAATCGAGATTACCATTCTCGTTAGTGACAAACCAATTAGAGTTATCACCGATGGAATTAAAACATTTTGAAGACGGATCGGTAGACTTATGTTATGAAAACAACATGCCACTTATGGCTTGGAGTCCATTAGCCGGTGGCCGATTGTTCAGCGAAGATCGTTATGCTGACCTGCGCTCTAAATTAGCAGAGTTACAAGAAAAGTACGAAACTAGTGGCATTGATGTCATCGTATATGCTTGGTTACTAAAACACCCTGCAACCATTATGCCAATCGTTGGTTCCGGTAAAATTGACCGTGTACAAGCAGCAGTTGATGCACTTGACGTGGCTCTTACTAGAGAAGAATGGTTTGAAGTATTGAAGGCTGCTAGAGGTAGAGATGTCGACTAA
- a CDS encoding GNAT family N-acetyltransferase — protein sequence METIKISRATLEDIPTLTRVMEKTFRAEADMLLGKDTTDSDSNILPPGFDSVSANEYMWRELDYYKVSQNQELIGGIIVTITGRQYGRIDRIFINPEYQGAGIGSYAMKHVEALYPNVRLWDLETSARQLSNHHFYEKLGFKRVFETEEEISYVKRIGDVDGTHLVKVNQQLSNSSFEQSDLNNTSFYQSTLSQVAFSNSSLFQAHFTNCNMEQTRFQNINLRSTLFADLNISGSTFNQVTASNLQIENTDLTGTAITNCTVKDVSIEGESLTGLSINGISVEELLKVYQNTK from the coding sequence ATGGAAACGATAAAAATAAGTCGTGCGACATTAGAGGATATTCCTACACTAACGAGGGTCATGGAGAAAACATTCCGAGCGGAAGCGGATATGTTGTTGGGGAAAGATACTACCGATTCAGACAGCAATATCCTACCACCTGGATTCGATTCAGTATCTGCAAATGAATATATGTGGAGAGAACTAGATTACTATAAAGTTTCTCAAAACCAGGAACTCATCGGTGGGATAATCGTAACAATTACTGGGAGACAGTATGGACGAATTGATCGTATCTTTATCAATCCTGAATATCAAGGTGCAGGTATCGGTTCCTATGCAATGAAACATGTAGAAGCTCTCTATCCAAATGTTAGACTATGGGACTTAGAAACGTCCGCAAGACAGCTATCTAATCATCATTTTTATGAAAAACTAGGGTTTAAAAGAGTGTTTGAAACAGAGGAAGAGATATCTTATGTAAAGAGGATAGGGGATGTAGACGGTACTCATTTGGTCAAAGTCAATCAACAGTTATCAAATAGCTCTTTTGAACAAAGTGATTTAAACAACACATCGTTTTATCAATCAACATTATCTCAAGTCGCATTCAGTAACAGTAGCTTATTTCAAGCACATTTTACGAACTGTAATATGGAGCAAACACGTTTTCAAAATATTAATTTGAGAAGTACGTTGTTTGCAGATCTGAATATTAGCGGAAGTACTTTTAATCAAGTAACGGCTTCGAATTTACAAATAGAAAATACCGACTTAACAGGTACTGCTATCACTAATTGCACGGTAAAGGACGTATCCATTGAAGGAGAGAGTCTTACTGGTTTGAGCATTAACGGTATTAGTGTAGAGGAGTTACTAAAAGTTTATCAGAATACTAAATAA